The following are from one region of the Osmerus mordax isolate fOsmMor3 chromosome 1, fOsmMor3.pri, whole genome shotgun sequence genome:
- the smug1 gene encoding single-strand-selective monofunctional uracil-DNA glycosylase 1 yields MNKNEISRVGEMDAEGQGVHKEEGDVRLLLPPTVSDSNIAIAASRFLQVELELNAHLRRLSFSDPVRYIYNPLEYAWDTHRCYVEKYCGGGQSVLFLGMNPGPFGMAQTGVPFGEVNSVRDWLKITGKVGHPPDEHPKRQITGLSCTQREVSGARFWGFFRKLCGEPAVFFRHCFVHNLCPLIFMSASGKNLTPPELSAGERDTLLALCDTALSQAVEVLGISMVIGVGRVAEQRARRALAAAGMQVRVEGVMHPSPRNPLANKGWEAVAQAKLAELGVLSLLSNT; encoded by the exons ATGAACAAGAATGAAATTTCAAG GGTTGGTGAGATGGATGCAGAGGGACAGGGCGTGCATAAAGAGGAAGGCGATGTTCGCTTGCTGTTGCCTCCCACTGTGTCGGACAGTAACATTGCAATAGCCGCATCACGGTTTCTGCAAGTGGAGTTGGAACTAAACGCCCACCTTCGAAGGTTGTCATTCAGTGATCCAGTGCGCTACATCTACAACCCGCTAGAGTATGCCTGGGACACGCATCGCTGTTACGTGGAAAAGTACTGTGGTGGGGGGCAGAGCGTTCTTTTTTTGGGGATGAACCCCGGACCTTTCGGAATGGCTCAAACAGGG GTCCCTTTTGGAGAGGTGAACTCTGTGCGTGATTGGCTGAAGATCACAGGAAAGGTGGGGCATCCCCCCGATGAGCATCCAAAGCGACAAATCACAGGCCTGTCctgtactcagagagaagtAAGCGGTGCCCGTTTCTGGGGCTTCTTCAGAAAACTGTGCGGGGAGCCAGCGGTGTTCTTCCGCCACTGCTTTGTACATAACTTGTGCCCTCTGATCTTCATGAGTGCCTCTGGCAAGAACCTGACTCCTCCTGAGCTGTCTGCTGGAGAACGTGACACTCTGCTGGCACTGTGTGACACTGCCCTGTCCCAAGCAGTGGAGGTGCTAGGCATCTCCATGGTGATTGGGGTAGGCCGAGTAGCAGAGCAGAGGGCCCGCAGAGCCCTCGCTGCAGCAGGCATGCAGGTGCGCGTGGAGGGTGTCATGCACCCTTCCCCCAGGAACCCGCTGGCCAATAAAGGCTGGGAGGCAGTAGCCCAGGCTAAGCTGGCTGAACTAGGTGTCCTATCACTGCTGAGTAACACATAA